From one Scophthalmus maximus strain ysfricsl-2021 chromosome 19, ASM2237912v1, whole genome shotgun sequence genomic stretch:
- the tmc2b gene encoding transmembrane channel-like protein 2-B, translated as MPPRRKNNAAVKVEDVGFEVDAIDSGSEDEARKRSKNRRAKPQRRAKQVSDDEEDEEDEDEAPRKRGRKKKAKPRDSDEDDEDEDKRSVKRKASKASRRRAAKDESDDESEEDREKRKRGGEATSKKGKEEQNKEKKGNGKRKEGKDKDGEKDKKKKNGRMNSSSSSSSESEEESLSEGEMAALKEEVEEKKKLIATLRNKPWRMKRRLVLLKEAQEFVEKFEGALGKGKGRKLYAYKVMMAKKLIKFKRDFENFKTACIPWERKIKDVESHFGSSVASYFIFLRWMYGLNLVLFGFMFGLVVLPEILMGLPYGSIPRKTVPREEQPTAMDYSVLFDFGGFCKYSFLFYGFYNNERTMGVLQFRLPLSYLLVGVGIFGYSLMVVIRTMARNANEGGDGAEEGDFTFSWKMFTSWDYLIGNPETADNKFASITTSFKESIVDEQENQKDENIHLRRFLRVLANVMILCCLGGSGYLIYFVVKRSQEFAEMKTENLSWLEKNEVEFVMSLLGLVCPPLFETIAELEDYHPRIALKWQLGRIFALFLGNLYTFLFALFDEVNAKLEREKSIKNDTEWLLNQYYSNYSSHFNTTDVPPPNADPADVVRGPCWETGVGIEFVKLIVSDMQVTYLTILIGDFLRAVIVRFLNYCWCWDLEAGFPSYGEFDISGNVLGLVFNQGMIWMGAFYAPGLVGLNVLRLLTSMYYQCWAVMSCNVPHERVFKASRSNNFYMGLLLLVLFLSLLPVVYTIMTLPPSFDCGPFSGQEKMYDVVMETIEQDLPAFIGNIFTYATNPGLIMPAVLLMLLALYYLNALSKGYQQANIDLKKKMQMARDEEKNRRNNKDSTNQVMKDLEDLLPNKSLMPPPTEDEPPPPGNVVVEKGSKSPKTKPGAAGKGVNLQKDVSLAAPNPRGPVTRAPGPRGGPHGNARGPQPGPGRGRGRGGPR; from the exons ATGCCTccaaggaggaaaaacaatgcTGCAGTCAAGGTTGAAGATG TTGGGTTTGAGGTTGATGCTATAGACAGTGGAAGTGAAG ATGAAGCCAGGAAGAGAAGTAAAAACAGAAGAGCCAAGCCACAACGTAGAGCCAAACAGGtcagtgatgatgaggaggacgaggaggatgaggatgaggcaCCACGGAAAAGAGGACGAAAGAAGAAGGCCAAGCCCCGAGACAGCGACGAAGATGATGAGGACGAAGACAAGCGCAGTGTGAAGCGCAAAGCATCAAAAGCCTCCAGGAGGAGAGCTGCTAAGGACGAGAGTGATGACGAGAGCGAAGAGGAccgagagaagaggaaaagaggaggggaagcaACGTCcaaaaaggggaaagaggagcagaataaggagaagaagggaaatggtaaaaggaaagaagggaaggatAAAGATGGTGagaaggacaagaaaaaaaagaatgggagGATGAACAG cagctcctcttcttcctctgagtCTGAAGAAGAGTCGCTGTCGGAGGGAGAGATGGCAGCCTTGaaggaagaggtagaggagaagaagaaactgatCGCTACATTGAGGAACAAACCATGGCGCATGAAGAGGAGACTCGTACTGctcaa GGAGGCCCAGGAGTTTGTTGAGAAGTTTGAAGGAGCTCTTGGGAAAGGAAAAGGCAGGAAGCTGTACGCCTACAAAGTCATGATGGCAAAG AAACTTATCAAGTTTAAACGTGACTTTGAGAACTTCAAAACAGCCTGCATACCCTGGGAGAGGAAAATCAAGGACGTAGAAA GTCACTTTGGGTCATCGGTGGCATCATATTTTATCTTTCTGAGGTGGATGTATGGTCTGAACCTGGTTCTCTTTGGGTTCATGTTTGGTCTGGTGGTGCTGCCTGAG ATCCTTATGGGTCTTCCCTATGGCTCTATTCCCAGGAAGACTGTGCCCCGAGAGGAGCAGCCCACAGCCATGGACTACTCTGTGCTCTTTGACTTTGGG GGTTTCTGCAAGTATTCCTTTCTGTTCTACGGGTTCTACAACAACGAGCGTACCATGGGAGTGCTGCAGTTCAGACTGCCTCTGTCGTACCTGCTCGTGGGTGTTGGCATCTTTGGATACAGCCTGATGGTTGTCATTAGAAC aatgGCTCGCAACGCAAATGAAGGAGGCGATGGGGCGGAGGAGGGAGATTTCACTTTCAGCTGGAAGATGTTCACCAGCTGGGACTACCTGATAGGAAATCCTGAGACTGCAGACAATAAGTTTgcctccatcaccaccagctTCAAG GAATCCATTGTGGACGAACAGGAGAACCAGAAAGACGAGAACATCCATCTGCGACGTTTCCTCAGGGTGCTCGCAAACGTTATGATCCTGTGTTGCCTCGGAGGCAGTGGATACCTCATCTACTTTGTGGTGAAGCGTTCTCAGGAGTTTGctgaaatgaagacagaaaatctcTCGTGGCTTGAGAAGAACGAG GTGGAGTTTGTGATGTCTCTGCTGGGGCTGGTCTGTCCACCTCTGTTTGAAACCATTGCAGAGCTGGAGGATTATCACCCTCGCATTGCTCTTAAATGGCAGCTGGGTCGAATCTTTGCTCTCTTCCTGGGAAACCTCTACACCTTCCTCTTTGCCCTGTTTGATGAGGTCAACGCCAAG TTGGAGAGGGAGAAGTCAATCAAGAATGATACGGAATGGCTTTTGAATCAGTACTATTCCAACTACAGCTCCCACTTCAACACGACAGACGTGCCTCCTCCGAATGCGGACCCAGCCGACGTCGTCAGAGGACCCTGCTGGGAGACGGGAGTGGGAATA gAATTTGTGAAGCTAATCGTGTCCGACATGCAAGTGACCTATTTGACGATCCTGATAGGGGACTTTCTGCGAGCCGTCATTGTTCGCTTCCTCAACTACTGCTGGTGCTGGGACCTGGAGGCTGGATTT CCTTCATATGGAGAGTTCGACATCAGTGGAAATGTGCTCGGGCTTGTCTTCAATCAAGGAATGATATG GATGGGGGCATTTTATGCTCCAGGTCTGGTTGGTCTGAATGTTTTGCGTCTCCTGACCTCGATGTATTACCAGTGCTGGGCAGTGATGTCCTGCAACGTTCCTCATGAGCGAGTTTTCAAGGCCTCGCGCTCCAACAACTTCTACAtgggcctgctgctgctcgtgctGTTCCTCAGCCTGCTTCCGGTCGTCTACACTATCATGACCTTGCCCCCTTCCTTTGACTGTGGGCCGTTCAG CGGTCAAGAGAAGATGTATGACGTGGTAATGGAGACCATAGAGCAGGATCTACCTGCCTTCATAGGGAACATTTTTACGTATGCCACCAACCCTGGACTTATCATGCCTGCTGTCCTCCTCATGTT GTTGGCCCTATACTACCTGAATGCACTGTCAAAAGGATACCAACAAGCAAACATTGACCTTAAAAAGAAGATGCAAATG GCTCGAGACGAAGAGAAGAACCGCAGGAACAACAAGGACAGCACTAATCAAGTGATGAAAGACTTAGAGGACTTACTGCCAAACAAGTCTCTCATGCCGCCTCCCACCGAGGATGAACCACCCCCACCTGGTA ATGTGGTTGTTGAGAAGGGAAGCAAGTCTCCCAAAACGAAGCCAGGTGCTGCAGGAAAAGGGGTTAATCTGCAAAAGGACGTGTCGCTGGCTGCTCCTAACCCAAGAGGGCCAGTTACTCGTGCCCCAGGGCCGAGAGGGGGGCCTCATGGAAATGCCAGGGGGCCTCAACCTgggccaggcagaggaagaggtcgGGGTGGGCCGAGGTGA
- the LOC118313530 gene encoding aldehyde dehydrogenase 1A1-like, with protein MPVSGVGLHQAGTSSSASPTEGKHANMNSQSDQQQLANGCNHQVPNQNRRSQHVDRPEVQTLPMPVPDPTIQYTKLFINNEWHESCSGRKIPVYNPATGELLCDVDEADAEDVDKAVRSARAAIQMGSPWRSMDASDRGHVLNRLADLVERDRLLLATLEALDSGKVFLMAYFVDLMATIKTLRYYGGWADKIHGKTIPVDGEYFTYTRHEPIGVCGQIIPWNFPLMMFAWKIAPALCCGNTVVIKPAEQTPLSALHMAALIKEAGFPPGVVNVVPGHGQTAGCAISHHMDIDKVAFTGSTAVGKLIQKAAGDSNLKRVTLELGGKNPNIVFADCDLEYAVEQAHSGLFFNQGQCCLAGSRVFVEEPIYEEFVRRSVERARSKVLGNPLLPGVDQGPQIDQKQFDKIMELIESGKTEGATLECGGSAWGQQGLFIQPTVFSNVTDDMRIAKEEIFGPVQQIMCFRGVHEVIQRANATQYGLAAGVFTNDIDKALTVSSALQAGMVWVNCYNAMSAQCPFGGFKMSGNGRELGEYALQEYTEVKAVTIKISKKNS; from the exons ATGCCGGTGTCCGGAGTGGGACTCCACCAAGCGGGAACCAGCTCATCAGCATCACccacag agggaaaacacGCAAACATGAACTCCCAGTCtgaccagcagcagctcgcTAACGGGTGCAACCACCAGGTTCCAAACCAGAACCGCAGATCACAGCATGTGGACAGACCTGAAGTGCAGACCCTGCCCATGCCAGTTCCAGATCCCACAATTCAATACACTAAG TTGTTCATCAATAACGAGTGGCATGAGTCATGCAGTGGGAGAAAGATTCCTGTGTATAATCCCGCCACAGGAGAGCTGCTGTGTGACGTGGACGAGGCTGACGCA GAAGATGTTGACAAGGCAGTGAGGAGTGCCCGTGCCGCCATCCAGATGGGGTCACCATGGCGATCCATGGATGCCTCAGACCGTGGTCACGTACTTAACAGACTTGCCGACTTGGTGGAGAGAGACCGGCTACTACTGGca ACCCTGGAGGCTCTGGACTCTGGCAAAGTGTTTCTCATGGCATATTTTGTTGATCTGATGGCCACAATCAAAACTTTGAGATATTATGGTGGCTGGGCAGATAAGATTCATGGCAAAACCATACCAGTGG ACGGAGAGTACTTTACCTACACGCGACATGAGCCCATTGGAGTATGTGGCCAGATCATTCCT TGGAACTTCCCGTTGATGATGTTTGCGTGGAAGATTGCTCCTGCTCTGTGCTGTGGGAACACTGTAGTCATCAAACCTGCTGAGCAGACCCCATTATCAGCCCTGCACATGGCTGCACTCATAAAAGAG GCCGGGTTCCCTCCAGGTGTGGTGAACGTGGTGCCAGGTCATGGTCAAACAGCAGGCTGTGCCATTTCCCACCACATGGACATAGACAAAGTAGCCTTCACCGGATCTACTGCT GTTGGGAAACTTATCCAGAAAGCTGCAGGTGACAGCAATCTGAAAAGAGTTACACTCGAACTCGGAGGCAAAAATCCAAATATCGTCTTTGCAGACTGTGACT TAGAGTACGCAGTGGAGCAGGCCCACAGTGGTCTGTTCTTTAACCAGGGCCAGTGCTGTCTGGCTGGATCCAGGGTCTTTGTGGAGGAACCAATCTACGAGGAGTTTGTCCGTCGTAGCGTAGAGCGGGCCAGATCCAAAGTCCTGGGAAACCCACTGCTGCCAGGGGTGGATCAAGGGCCGCAG ATTGACCAGAAACAGTTTGATAAAATAATGGAGCTGATAGAGAGCGGGAAGACTGAGGGAGCCACGCTAGAATGTGGGGGGTCCGCGTGGGGTCAGCAAGGACTCTTCATCCAACCCACCGTCTTCTCAAATGTCACAGACGACATGCGCATCGCCAAAGAGGAG ATTTTTGGTCCAGTGCAGCAAATCATGTGTTTCCGTGGCGTCCATGAGGTCATCCAGAGAGCCAACGCCACGCAGTACGGCCTGGCAGCAGGAGTGTTCACTAACGACATTGACAAAGCCCTAACAGTCTCCTCTGCGCTGCAGGCTGGCATGGTGTG gGTGAACTGCTACAATGCCATGAGTGCTCAGTGTCCGTTTGGTGGCTTCAAAATGTCTGGCAATGGGCGGGAACT gGGAGAATATGCTCTTCAGGAGTACACGGAGGTCAAGGCAGTCACCATCAAAATCTCAAAGAAGAACTCATAA